From Bacteroides uniformis:
CAGTCCGGGTTGCAACCGCCGCCCTTGCCGTCTGTCGCTAACCCTAATCTGACCGGGTACGGTCAGATTTTTATGTTCACCCGAACATAGCAAGCTGTGTTTTTTGCTGCACGAAACAAGTTCTGCCGCAAAAAACGCTTGCCCCTTTTCCGATGGAGAAAGGGGAACAATTACCTCCGAAGTCGGTAATTGTGGGGAGAGAGTGGCAGGGCGTAGCTACTCCGCCGGGCTGTCATTGTACCACTAAAAAAATCGTATGTATGAATGATGAAAAAGAAAAAAGCCGCCGCAAGGGTGGCAGAAATCACAAGACCAACCCCGCCGTTTACCGCTACACGGTCAACTTCGATGCCGTCGAACACGCCCGTTTCCTTACACTTTTCGAGCAGTCCGGCTTGCGCTCTATGGCACAGTTCATTGCCGCCCGTGTCTTCTCCGAAGAATTTCGGGTAGTCCGTACCGACCGTGCCGCGCTCGAATACGTCGCCAAGCTCACCGCATTGTACCAGCAGTTCCGTGCCGTGGGCGTCAATTACAATCAGGCGGTGAAGGAACTCCACGTCCATTTCTCCGAGAAAAAAGCCCTCGCCATGCTTTACCGATTGGAGAAATCCACACTGGAACTGATAGAGTTGAGCCGTAAGATTGTCGAACTGTCCAATACCTTTGAGAGCCGATGGTTGCGAAAATAAGTACCGGACAATCCCTTTACGGTGCCCTTGCCTACAACCAGGACAAGGTGGACGAAGGTCATGCCCGTGTGCTTGCCGCCAATCTCGTCCTGCAACCCGAAGACGGGCAGTTCCGCATCGGCGACTGCATGGACGACTTCCGGCGGTGGATGCCGTCCCACTACCGGACGGAGAAGCCCGTTATCCACATCTCCCTCAATCCGCACCCCGACGACGTGCTCACCGACGAACAGCTCACGGCCATCGGCGAAGAATACATGCGTAAATTGGGATATGGCGACCAGCCCTATCTGATTTTCAAGCACGAGGACATCGAGCGCAGGCACATCCATATCGTCAGCCTCCGGGTGGACAGCACCGGCAGGAAGATCAACGACAGCAACGAGTACCGCCGCAGCAAGGCAATCACCGAAGAACTGGAACAGAAGTACAACCTCCATCCGGCGGAAGGACAGAAACAGGGCGACGACTGGCAGCTCACCGCCGTGGACAGCAGCAAAGGCAACCTGAAAAAACAGATCGCCAATGTAGTGAAACCCCTCTTGAAGATGTACCGCTTCCAGTCCGTGGGCGAGTTCCGAGCCTTGCTTTCCCTGTACAACATAAGTATGGACGAAGTCAAAGGCGAAGTCGACGGCCGCCCTTACCACGGCATCGTGTACTCCGCATTGGACAAGGACGGCGAAAAGACCGGCACACCGATCAAGTCCTCCGTCCTCGGCAAGACCACCGGCATTGCCGCCATCGAAAAACAGATGCAGCAGTCCGCCACGGCAATCCGGGACAAGCAGCTCAAAGAGCGTACCCGCCGCATCGTTTCCGCCGCCATGCAGCGCACCCGGACAGAGTCCGCTTTCCGCAGGGAACTCTCCGCACAGGGCATCGACCTCGTATTGCGTCGCAACGAAGACCACCGTATCTATGGCGTTACCTTCATCGACCACCATAGCCGGGTAGTCCTGAACGGCTCCCGTCTGGGCAAAGACTTCTCCGCGAATGTCTTCAACGAATATTTCAGCAGCGGAGAGGAACCGCAACCGCAGCAGGAACAGCCAACCGTCACCGGCAACCATACCGGACAGCGACCATCAGCAGATACTCGCACCGGTACGACTGCCGCAACATCCGCCGACGGCGGTCTGCTTTCCCTTTTCTCTCCCGACCCCGTACTGCCCGACCGCGAGCCTCCGCTTCCCCGGAAGCGCAGGAAGAAGCGTCGCCGTTACGGACGTCAGGACTAACCCCATAACATATTGTATCACACTATTAAAATTCAAAATATTATGTCACAAGAAGATGATTTAAGAGGATTGGCACGGGTGATGGATTTCATGCGTGCGTTGAGTATTCTGTTTGTAATAATCAATATCTATTGGTACTGTTACCCCGCCATCAAGGAATGGGGGATAAACATCGGAGTGGTGGACAAGATACTGCTCAACTTCCACCGCACCGCCGGGCTGTTCACCTGGTCGCTCTACACCAAACTCTTTTGTGTGGTGTTCCTTGCCCTTTCCTGCATCGGCACCAAAGGAGTGAAAGAAGAAAAGATAAAATGGGTACATATAGGAGC
This genomic window contains:
- the mobA gene encoding conjugal transfer protein MobA, coding for MNDEKEKSRRKGGRNHKTNPAVYRYTVNFDAVEHARFLTLFEQSGLRSMAQFIAARVFSEEFRVVRTDRAALEYVAKLTALYQQFRAVGVNYNQAVKELHVHFSEKKALAMLYRLEKSTLELIELSRKIVELSNTFESRWLRK
- the mobB gene encoding conjugal transfer protein MobB, translated to MVAKISTGQSLYGALAYNQDKVDEGHARVLAANLVLQPEDGQFRIGDCMDDFRRWMPSHYRTEKPVIHISLNPHPDDVLTDEQLTAIGEEYMRKLGYGDQPYLIFKHEDIERRHIHIVSLRVDSTGRKINDSNEYRRSKAITEELEQKYNLHPAEGQKQGDDWQLTAVDSSKGNLKKQIANVVKPLLKMYRFQSVGEFRALLSLYNISMDEVKGEVDGRPYHGIVYSALDKDGEKTGTPIKSSVLGKTTGIAAIEKQMQQSATAIRDKQLKERTRRIVSAAMQRTRTESAFRRELSAQGIDLVLRRNEDHRIYGVTFIDHHSRVVLNGSRLGKDFSANVFNEYFSSGEEPQPQQEQPTVTGNHTGQRPSADTRTGTTAATSADGGLLSLFSPDPVLPDREPPLPRKRRKKRRRYGRQD